A genomic region of Chlorogloeopsis sp. ULAP01 contains the following coding sequences:
- a CDS encoding ATP-binding protein has translation MSNIWTLLIADDCAEDREIYREYLLSDPHQSYQILEAASAEVGLELCQKKHCDAILLDFCLPDMSGLEFLDELKQQHLEVKLPVIMLTGQGDERVAVQAMKLGAQDYLVKQHLQPDVLQLTVRNAIQKSHLQNQFSKMQKQQQLAATIALRIRQSFNLEQILQTTAQEVQRLLECDQVTIYQVISNSDHNFTTKSAPFNLKKLCEAGFSISRDPLEKFTAFVEEFQANIENNIQASRLVAHTHKKVPKKTYLLVPILLNDSEETFTKLWGLLVASQSLDKRQWQPDEIDILNELVEHLASTIHQAERFTKALVDLENQKQLNAFKSQFVTTVSCEYRTFLASILAAASTLLQHHQKLDESRNQHFLELIEDKARQMSQLVDNLLVIEKLEFGKVSFTPLPFELLQFFCDIVEEHRRKISDRHQLTFKITGNTRGFWGDQKLLRPIIANLLANAIKYSPEGGNIEVHLMGADSYIVFEVKDEGIGIPIEDQQNLLASVSHGSNFEKIPATGLGLSIVKACVELHGGELRLESHQEQGTKVTVTLPKRPTQI, from the coding sequence ATGTCAAATATTTGGACACTCCTGATTGCCGATGATTGTGCAGAGGATCGAGAAATTTATCGCGAGTACCTTCTAAGCGATCCTCATCAGTCTTACCAAATTTTGGAAGCTGCCTCAGCAGAGGTAGGACTTGAGCTTTGCCAAAAAAAACACTGTGATGCTATTCTACTTGACTTTTGTCTGCCGGATATGAGCGGACTTGAGTTTCTAGATGAACTAAAGCAACAACATTTAGAAGTCAAGCTTCCTGTGATCATGTTAACTGGACAAGGTGATGAGCGGGTTGCTGTACAAGCAATGAAACTGGGCGCTCAAGATTACTTGGTAAAACAACATCTGCAACCGGATGTGCTGCAACTGACTGTTCGTAATGCGATCCAAAAGTCACACCTGCAAAACCAGTTCAGCAAGATGCAAAAACAACAGCAATTGGCTGCAACGATCGCTTTGCGTATTCGTCAATCATTCAACTTAGAACAAATATTACAGACAACTGCCCAAGAAGTACAGCGACTGTTAGAGTGCGATCAGGTCACAATCTACCAAGTCATTTCCAATTCAGATCACAACTTCACAACCAAATCCGCTCCATTCAATCTCAAAAAACTATGTGAGGCTGGCTTTAGCATTTCCCGTGATCCACTTGAAAAATTCACGGCTTTTGTTGAGGAATTCCAAGCAAACATAGAAAATAATATTCAAGCTTCAAGATTGGTTGCTCACACTCATAAGAAAGTTCCCAAAAAAACATATCTACTCGTTCCCATTTTATTGAATGACTCTGAGGAAACTTTTACTAAATTGTGGGGCTTGTTAGTTGCTTCTCAGAGTTTAGACAAGCGGCAGTGGCAACCAGATGAAATAGACATTCTCAATGAATTAGTAGAGCATCTAGCGAGTACTATTCATCAAGCAGAAAGATTTACTAAAGCACTTGTAGATTTGGAGAATCAAAAGCAACTCAACGCTTTTAAATCCCAGTTTGTCACAACTGTTTCTTGTGAATATCGAACTTTCTTAGCATCTATTCTGGCAGCCGCATCAACGCTTTTGCAACATCATCAAAAGTTGGATGAGTCGAGAAATCAGCATTTCTTGGAGTTGATTGAAGACAAAGCCAGACAAATGAGTCAACTAGTAGATAACCTGCTGGTGATTGAGAAGCTTGAATTTGGCAAAGTAAGTTTTACACCGTTGCCATTTGAATTATTGCAATTCTTCTGTGACATTGTTGAAGAACACCGAAGAAAAATTAGCGATCGCCACCAATTAACTTTCAAAATTACAGGGAATACAAGAGGCTTTTGGGGTGATCAGAAATTATTGCGCCCAATTATCGCTAACCTATTAGCCAATGCCATTAAATATTCCCCGGAAGGTGGAAACATTGAAGTTCACTTAATGGGAGCCGATTCCTATATTGTTTTTGAAGTCAAAGACGAGGGAATTGGTATACCAATCGAAGATCAACAAAACTTGTTGGCATCTGTTAGTCATGGTAGTAACTTTGAAAAAATTCCCGCAACAGGCTTAGGATTATCCATTGTCAAAGCTTGTGTCGAGTTACATGGCGGTGAACTGAGGTTAGAAAGTCACCAGGAGCAAGGGACAAAGGTAACTGTCACTTTACCCAAGCGACCAACTCAAATTTAG
- a CDS encoding glucose-1-phosphate adenylyltransferase, whose product MKKVLAIILGGGAGTRLYPLTKLRAKPAVPLAGKYRLIDIPVSNCINSEIYKIYVLTQFNSASLNRHLSHAYNFSGFYEGFVEVLAAQQTPQSSNWFQGTADAVRQYLSLFQEWDTSEYLILSGDHLYRMDYSKFIQRHRETNADITIAVVPMDEKHASAFGLMKMDRAGRILSFSEKPKGEALQSMRVDTTLLGLTPEGARQKPYIASMGIYVFKPEVLVDLLEKFPTQTDFGKEIIPAAATTHNIQAYLFDGYWEDIGTIEAFYEANLALTKHPQPPFSFYDEKAPIYTRGRSLPPSKIQNCQITDSMIGEGCIIKDSQIYHSVLGIRTQIEAGCTIEDTLIMGADYYQTHTKPESVPIGIGANTIIRRVIVDKNARIGSNVELINKQQIEEADQSERGFYIKSGIIVILKNATIPDGTVV is encoded by the coding sequence GTGAAAAAAGTACTTGCAATAATTCTTGGTGGAGGTGCTGGTACCCGACTTTATCCTTTAACTAAGCTCCGCGCCAAACCTGCTGTTCCTCTAGCAGGAAAATATCGCCTTATTGATATTCCTGTTAGTAACTGCATTAATTCCGAAATCTATAAAATTTATGTGCTAACACAGTTTAATTCAGCATCTCTCAATCGTCACCTTTCCCATGCCTACAACTTTTCTGGCTTTTATGAAGGATTTGTGGAGGTTTTAGCTGCTCAACAAACTCCACAAAGTTCTAATTGGTTTCAAGGAACAGCCGATGCCGTACGTCAATATCTCTCGCTATTCCAAGAATGGGATACTAGCGAATATCTAATTCTCTCAGGAGATCACCTATATCGCATGGATTACAGCAAATTTATACAGCGTCACCGGGAAACCAACGCTGATATAACGATCGCTGTTGTGCCAATGGATGAAAAGCACGCCTCTGCCTTTGGCTTAATGAAGATGGATCGTGCTGGTAGAATTCTCAGCTTTAGCGAAAAACCCAAAGGTGAAGCATTGCAGTCAATGCGTGTTGACACAACTCTACTAGGATTAACTCCAGAAGGAGCCAGACAAAAGCCTTATATAGCCTCGATGGGGATTTATGTTTTTAAGCCAGAGGTGTTAGTAGATTTATTGGAGAAATTTCCTACTCAAACTGATTTTGGTAAAGAAATCATTCCAGCAGCTGCAACTACTCACAACATTCAGGCTTATTTATTTGATGGCTACTGGGAGGATATTGGCACGATTGAAGCATTTTATGAGGCAAATCTGGCACTGACTAAGCACCCACAACCACCATTCAGTTTCTACGATGAAAAAGCACCCATTTACACTAGAGGGCGATCGCTACCCCCAAGCAAAATTCAGAATTGCCAAATCACCGATTCTATGATTGGGGAAGGTTGCATCATCAAAGATAGCCAGATTTATCACTCTGTTTTGGGCATTCGCACGCAAATTGAGGCAGGCTGCACAATTGAAGACACTTTAATCATGGGTGCAGATTACTATCAAACACATACAAAGCCGGAGAGCGTACCTATTGGTATTGGAGCAAATACCATCATTCGTCGTGTGATCGTTGATAAAAATGCACGTATCGGTAGTAATGTAGAACTAATTAACAAACAACAAATTGAAGAAGCAGATCAGTCTGAGCGAGGCTTTTATATTAAGAGCGGCATCATTGTAATCTTAAAAAATGCCACAATTCCAGATGGAACAGTAGTCTAG
- a CDS encoding DUF1830 domain-containing protein, producing MTHLLNPPLSNDSHYILCYFVNNTSQVQIARISNIPGWFFERVVFPGQRLMFKAPPNACLEIYTGEMVSSLLCDRIDCRQLQVLSLTSVGGCC from the coding sequence ATGACTCATCTACTCAATCCACCACTGTCCAACGATTCTCATTACATCCTCTGTTACTTTGTCAACAACACTAGCCAGGTTCAAATTGCTCGCATCTCCAATATTCCAGGCTGGTTTTTTGAGCGTGTTGTGTTTCCAGGGCAACGGCTAATGTTTAAAGCACCACCAAATGCTTGTCTGGAAATTTATACAGGAGAGATGGTGAGTTCTCTTTTATGCGATCGCATCGATTGTAGGCAACTGCAAGTTCTAAGCTTGACATCGGTTGGGGGTTGTTGCTAA
- the malQ gene encoding 4-alpha-glucanotransferase, with translation MSFSRASGILLHPTSLPSQFGIGDLGKSAYEFVDFLDRSGQKLWQILPLGPTGYEHSPYIMNFSTFAGNPLLISLEELVKENLLSKEELTNLPESESQNPQRVNFDAVIPHKTKFLRLAFERFQQTLSKQPNAEFEQFCREMSAWLDDYVLFMALLEANGGKAWSDWESTLARREPSALQAATEKFQEEIFYHKFLQFKFFQQWSKLRTYANDKNIKIVGDISIYVCHNSADVWATPDIFQLDPQTLAPAYIAGVPPDYFSATGQLWGNPVYDWDKLQQTNFAWWIERFRATLQYVDIVRIDHFRGFEAYWRVPAGEETAINGEWIKAPGVEFFETLGETLGSLPVMAEDLGIITPEVEELRDRFDFPGMRILQFAFSGDSDNAYLLHNYVKNCVVYPGTHDNDTAIGWWQQATPQERQMVSKYFGYASPEEIKEINWLFIRTALASVADLAIIPLQDILGLDGSGRMNDPSVNAGNWRWRYSSSQQLTTELSQRLLEMTQLYSR, from the coding sequence ATGAGTTTTTCAAGAGCAAGTGGAATTTTGTTACACCCAACTTCTTTACCAAGCCAATTTGGAATTGGAGATTTAGGTAAATCGGCCTATGAATTTGTAGATTTTTTAGATAGGAGTGGACAAAAACTCTGGCAAATACTGCCTTTGGGGCCTACAGGCTACGAACACTCGCCATATATCATGAATTTTAGTACTTTCGCTGGCAATCCCCTGTTAATTAGTCTTGAGGAGTTGGTAAAAGAAAATTTACTATCCAAGGAGGAATTGACAAATTTACCAGAAAGTGAATCTCAAAATCCTCAGCGAGTTAATTTTGATGCGGTAATTCCTCACAAAACGAAATTTCTCCGCCTCGCGTTTGAGCGTTTTCAGCAAACTTTGAGTAAACAACCAAACGCAGAGTTTGAGCAATTTTGTCGGGAGATGTCGGCTTGGCTCGATGATTACGTGTTATTTATGGCACTACTGGAAGCTAATGGTGGTAAAGCTTGGAGTGACTGGGAAAGTACTCTTGCCCGCCGCGAACCCAGTGCTTTGCAAGCTGCAACTGAGAAATTTCAGGAAGAAATTTTCTACCACAAGTTCCTACAATTTAAATTCTTCCAGCAGTGGTCAAAACTGCGTACTTACGCCAATGACAAAAATATTAAAATAGTTGGCGATATCTCTATTTATGTCTGCCATAACAGTGCAGATGTGTGGGCAACTCCAGATATTTTTCAACTCGATCCACAGACTTTAGCACCTGCCTATATAGCCGGAGTTCCGCCAGACTATTTCAGTGCCACTGGACAGTTGTGGGGAAATCCGGTTTACGATTGGGATAAGTTGCAGCAAACTAACTTTGCTTGGTGGATTGAGCGGTTTCGGGCTACCTTACAATATGTAGACATTGTTAGAATTGACCATTTTCGGGGTTTTGAAGCTTACTGGCGAGTACCTGCGGGGGAAGAAACAGCCATTAATGGCGAGTGGATTAAAGCACCAGGAGTGGAATTTTTTGAAACTCTCGGTGAGACTTTGGGTAGTTTACCTGTAATGGCAGAAGATTTGGGAATTATTACACCAGAAGTCGAAGAATTACGCGATCGCTTTGATTTTCCAGGTATGCGGATTTTACAATTTGCTTTTAGCGGTGATTCTGACAATGCTTACCTGCTACACAATTACGTCAAAAATTGTGTAGTTTACCCAGGTACTCACGATAACGATACTGCGATCGGTTGGTGGCAGCAGGCAACACCACAAGAAAGGCAGATGGTTTCAAAATACTTTGGTTACGCTTCGCCGGAAGAAATTAAAGAAATCAATTGGCTATTCATCCGCACGGCTTTAGCTTCGGTTGCAGATTTGGCAATTATTCCACTCCAAGATATTTTGGGTTTGGATGGTAGTGGCAGGATGAATGATCCAAGTGTGAATGCAGGTAACTGGCGTTGGCGTTACAGCAGTTCTCAACAGTTAACTACAGAATTAAGTCAGCGATTGTTGGAGATGACACAGCTTTACAGTCGTTGA
- the treS gene encoding maltose alpha-D-glucosyltransferase, whose amino-acid sequence MQHPLLKDDPLWFKDAVIYEVPVRAFADSDGDGIGDFRGLTEKLDYLQDLGVTAIWVLPFFPSPLRDDGYDIADYTSVNPIYGNLEDFEAFLSAAHERGIRVIIELIINHTSDQHPWFQRARRAPAGSKERDFYVWSDTPEKYQEARIIFKDFETSNWSWDPIAKAYYWHRFYSHQPDLNFENPELQQALFDVVDFWLEMGVDGLRLDAVPYLYEREGTNCENLPETHAFLKRLRQHADEKFPNRMLLAEANQWPEDAVEYYGEGDECHMDFHFPLMPRLYMAVHMEDSFPIIDILQQTPRIPDNCQWALFLRNHDELTLEMVSDEDRDYMYKVYAQDPQARINLGIRRRLAPLMGNSRRRIELMNALLMSLPGTPVLYYGDEIGMGDNIYLGDRNGVRTPMQWSPDRNGGFSSANPQKLFLPIILDPEYHFEAINVEAQRENPNSLWWWMKRLIAIRGRYQAFGRGTFEFLYPENRKVLAFTRTYDGEHILVIANLSRFVQTVELDLSAFNGLVPVEIFGRTAFPAIGESPYFLCLGPHSFYWFTLQLQPSSVACTIRNPNQIPKLVVSGRWQNVFVKGEARTALEATLPDFLCSCAWFDSKTRVIQSAHITEAIPISSQGTEAYIVLVQLDFTEGDPQTYVLTLAYEADGMGGDRFRTNTEQIVAQIYIQGKNEAGVLFAALADKDFLNIPLDAITHNRIYKGMMGELVATKTKDFPEILSNVTDNESEVNLEPHLLKGEHTNTGIIYGDRLFCKLFRKVETGINPDLELGRFLTKTSAKKGIPQLENLAPVVGALEYRSKGVEPITLAILRTYIPESSDAWSYTLDNLRDFFEQVLPKHVDINDIELPPSLLQAALDVPIPEMAQEFMGNYLRSAELLGQRTAEMHMGLASDMDDNQFAPEPFSSFYQRSIYQYMRNQAGQTLLRLNKLLVQLPADVQPLAKMVLNQRELLLGRFQQILNQKITAMRIRCHGNYSLEEVLFTGKDFIIIDFEGDPKRPLSERRIKRSPLRDVASMLESFYYASRIALRNEKESGILRPDDLPTMEHWEQFFFCWSSAAFLKSYLTTSDHAAFLPKHPSELQVLLDAFLLEKAILELDYELKNRLTLVEIPLQRILELLQHTK is encoded by the coding sequence ATGCAACATCCATTATTAAAAGACGATCCACTTTGGTTTAAAGATGCGGTCATTTACGAAGTGCCTGTACGTGCTTTTGCTGATAGTGATGGTGATGGCATAGGCGACTTTCGTGGTTTAACAGAAAAATTAGATTATCTACAAGATTTGGGAGTAACGGCAATTTGGGTGTTGCCTTTTTTCCCTTCGCCACTGCGCGATGATGGCTATGACATTGCTGACTATACTAGTGTCAACCCCATCTATGGTAATCTGGAAGACTTTGAAGCTTTTTTAAGTGCAGCCCATGAGCGGGGCATTCGTGTCATTATTGAGTTGATCATCAACCATACCTCCGACCAGCACCCTTGGTTTCAACGCGCTCGCCGCGCACCTGCGGGGAGTAAGGAAAGAGATTTTTACGTTTGGAGCGATACACCTGAGAAATACCAGGAAGCACGAATTATCTTCAAAGACTTTGAAACCTCAAATTGGTCGTGGGATCCTATTGCTAAAGCATATTACTGGCATCGCTTCTATTCTCACCAGCCAGATTTGAACTTTGAGAATCCAGAACTACAGCAAGCGTTATTTGATGTGGTGGATTTCTGGTTGGAGATGGGCGTTGATGGGCTGCGCTTAGATGCAGTGCCATATCTTTACGAACGTGAGGGAACTAACTGTGAAAATTTACCAGAAACCCACGCATTTTTAAAGAGACTGCGGCAGCACGCAGATGAAAAGTTTCCTAACCGGATGTTGTTGGCGGAAGCCAACCAATGGCCTGAAGATGCTGTGGAATATTACGGGGAAGGGGACGAATGTCACATGGATTTTCATTTCCCCTTGATGCCACGTTTGTATATGGCAGTACACATGGAGGACAGTTTCCCCATCATTGATATTTTACAGCAGACGCCGCGTATTCCTGATAATTGTCAGTGGGCATTATTTTTACGCAACCACGATGAACTGACTCTAGAAATGGTCAGCGATGAAGACCGGGACTATATGTATAAAGTCTACGCCCAAGACCCCCAAGCCCGGATCAATTTGGGTATCCGTCGCCGTCTTGCGCCTTTGATGGGTAATAGCCGTCGCCGAATCGAGTTGATGAATGCTTTATTAATGTCCTTGCCAGGAACTCCTGTACTCTACTACGGCGATGAAATTGGTATGGGGGACAATATTTATTTGGGCGATCGCAACGGTGTGCGTACTCCTATGCAGTGGAGTCCTGACAGAAATGGAGGTTTTAGTAGTGCAAATCCCCAAAAGCTGTTTTTACCAATTATTCTAGACCCGGAATACCACTTCGAGGCGATTAATGTGGAAGCACAAAGAGAAAACCCGAATTCTCTTTGGTGGTGGATGAAACGGTTGATTGCGATTAGGGGACGTTATCAAGCCTTTGGACGTGGTACTTTTGAGTTCTTGTATCCAGAAAACCGCAAAGTACTTGCTTTTACCCGCACCTATGACGGCGAACACATTTTAGTAATAGCAAACCTGTCACGCTTTGTCCAAACTGTGGAACTGGATCTATCTGCTTTTAATGGTTTGGTTCCTGTAGAAATTTTTGGTAGAACAGCTTTCCCTGCTATTGGCGAGTCTCCTTACTTCCTTTGTTTGGGGCCACACTCATTCTACTGGTTTACCCTGCAATTACAGCCGAGTAGCGTTGCCTGCACAATTAGAAATCCCAACCAGATACCAAAACTAGTAGTGAGTGGCAGGTGGCAAAATGTTTTTGTCAAAGGTGAAGCCAGAACAGCACTAGAAGCAACACTGCCAGATTTTTTGTGTAGTTGTGCTTGGTTTGATAGTAAAACACGAGTAATTCAATCTGCCCATATTACAGAAGCGATTCCCATCTCCTCTCAAGGCACTGAAGCTTATATTGTCTTGGTGCAATTGGACTTTACAGAAGGCGATCCCCAAACTTATGTCCTGACTTTGGCTTATGAAGCAGATGGTATGGGTGGTGATCGCTTCCGCACTAACACCGAACAGATAGTAGCCCAGATTTATATTCAGGGAAAAAATGAAGCAGGAGTGCTATTTGCTGCTCTAGCAGACAAAGATTTTCTGAATATTCCCTTAGATGCGATCACCCATAACCGCATTTACAAAGGAATGATGGGCGAATTGGTAGCAACCAAAACAAAGGATTTTCCAGAAATTTTGAGTAACGTTACCGACAATGAAAGCGAAGTTAACCTAGAACCACATTTATTGAAAGGAGAGCATACCAACACAGGCATTATTTATGGCGATCGCCTCTTCTGCAAACTTTTCCGAAAAGTTGAGACGGGCATCAACCCTGATTTAGAACTTGGGCGTTTTCTTACCAAGACTTCAGCCAAAAAAGGCATACCCCAACTAGAAAATCTTGCTCCCGTGGTTGGAGCCTTAGAGTATCGTAGTAAAGGGGTTGAACCTATAACATTGGCTATATTACGAACATACATCCCCGAAAGTAGCGATGCTTGGTCGTACACTTTAGACAACTTACGTGACTTTTTTGAGCAAGTACTGCCAAAACACGTAGATATCAATGATATTGAGCTTCCTCCTTCCTTGCTACAAGCAGCATTAGATGTTCCGATCCCGGAAATGGCGCAAGAATTCATGGGGAATTATCTGCGCAGTGCCGAATTATTAGGACAACGTACTGCCGAAATGCACATGGGCTTGGCATCCGATATGGATGATAACCAGTTTGCACCTGAGCCTTTTTCCTCTTTCTATCAGCGCTCAATCTATCAATATATGCGCAATCAGGCAGGGCAGACGTTGCTACGATTGAACAAACTTTTGGTGCAATTACCTGCTGATGTCCAACCTCTCGCAAAAATGGTACTAAACCAGCGAGAGTTATTGTTAGGGCGCTTTCAGCAGATTTTGAATCAAAAAATTACTGCCATGCGGATTCGCTGTCACGGCAATTATTCTCTAGAAGAAGTGCTGTTCACAGGCAAAGACTTTATCATCATTGACTTTGAAGGCGATCCAAAACGTCCCTTGAGTGAACGCCGCATCAAGCGATCGCCCTTGCGTGATGTTGCCTCGATGTTGGAATCTTTTTACTATGCCAGCCGCATTGCTCTGCGTAACGAAAAAGAAAGCGGTATACTTCGTCCTGATGATTTACCGACAATGGAGCATTGGGAGCAATTTTTCTTCTGTTGGTCTAGTGCAGCCTTTTTAAAGTCTTACCTTACAACTTCAGATCATGCTGCCTTTTTACCAAAGCATCCATCGGAGTTGCAAGTACTGTTAGATGCCTTCCTATTAGAAAAAGCGATTCTAGAGTTAGACTACGAACTCAAAAATCGTTTAACTTTGGTAGAAATTCCTCTCCAACGGATTTTAGAGCTACTACAACACACTAAGTAA
- the glgX gene encoding glycogen debranching protein GlgX yields MYLSLWPGKPYPLGANWDGKGTNFALFSENATGVELCLFDQKGRETRLELKEKTNFTWHGYVPALGPGQRYGFRVHGPFAPEEGHRFNPHKLLIDPYAKAIDGDVRFGEEIFGYRWNDPNEDLSFSDLDDAHLVPKSVVVDQSFDWEGDDLLQIPWHETVIYETHVKGITRLHNEIPPRLRGTYAGLAHPAAISHLQSLGVTAVELMPIHHFLAYPGHLADKGLKNYWGYDSLCYLAPYSGYSASGSVGQQVKEFKQMVKALHRAGIEVILDVVYNHTGEGNHMGPTLSLRGIDNAAYYRLVDGNCRYYMDFTGCGNSLNVRHPQVLKLIMDSLRYWVLECHVDGFRFDLASALARELYAVDRLAAFFDIIHQDPVLADVKLIAEPWDVGEGGYQVGEFPLLWSEWNGKYRDTVRDFWRGEDSRMAEFAYRFTGSSDLYQFNGRNPSASVNFITAHDGFTLYDLVSYNDKHNEANGEDNRDGESHNRSWNCGAEGETDDPQVLRLRRKQLRNFLATMFLSQGVPMLVMGDEMGRSQGGNNNPYCQDNEISWLNWDLQEENEALLDFTRQLIDFRRRHPVFRRRKWFQGRAIHGSGVNDIAWFNPDGGEMTEEQWNVGYSKAICIFLNGEEIATPGPRGERIIDDSFLLFFNGHYEMLEFHIPKGLQDWEWLTIIDTTKPRFVQRGKRYIDDKPVEVDARSLVVLQKMGRISRHEED; encoded by the coding sequence ATGTACCTCTCACTATGGCCTGGCAAGCCATATCCTTTAGGAGCAAACTGGGATGGCAAGGGTACAAACTTTGCTCTGTTCTCGGAAAACGCGACAGGAGTAGAGTTGTGTCTGTTCGACCAAAAAGGCCGAGAAACTCGATTGGAACTGAAAGAAAAAACCAACTTTACGTGGCATGGTTATGTTCCCGCGCTCGGCCCAGGGCAGCGCTACGGTTTTCGGGTACATGGCCCTTTTGCTCCAGAAGAAGGACATCGTTTTAACCCCCACAAACTGCTCATCGACCCATACGCCAAGGCGATTGACGGTGATGTTCGCTTTGGCGAAGAAATCTTCGGTTATCGCTGGAACGATCCGAATGAAGACTTAAGTTTTTCTGACCTCGATGACGCCCATTTAGTTCCCAAATCTGTTGTCGTAGATCAGTCCTTTGATTGGGAAGGAGATGATCTGTTACAAATTCCTTGGCATGAAACGGTAATCTACGAAACTCATGTCAAAGGGATTACCAGGCTTCACAACGAGATTCCTCCGAGACTACGGGGAACTTACGCTGGTTTAGCACATCCAGCAGCGATTTCTCACCTTCAGTCATTGGGTGTGACTGCGGTAGAATTGATGCCTATCCATCATTTTCTTGCATATCCCGGTCACTTAGCAGATAAGGGTTTGAAAAATTACTGGGGTTATGACTCTCTTTGTTATCTGGCTCCCTATTCTGGTTACAGTGCTAGTGGCTCTGTTGGGCAGCAGGTGAAAGAGTTTAAGCAAATGGTCAAAGCACTGCATAGAGCAGGCATTGAGGTGATCCTGGATGTGGTCTATAACCATACAGGTGAGGGCAACCATATGGGGCCAACCTTATCTCTACGTGGTATTGATAATGCTGCTTATTATCGGCTAGTAGACGGAAATTGCCGTTATTACATGGATTTTACAGGGTGTGGTAATTCTCTTAACGTCCGTCATCCCCAAGTGCTGAAATTAATTATGGATAGTCTGCGCTACTGGGTGTTAGAGTGCCATGTTGATGGTTTCCGTTTCGATTTAGCATCGGCATTAGCACGAGAACTTTACGCAGTTGATCGCCTTGCCGCTTTCTTTGATATTATTCACCAAGATCCGGTCTTAGCAGATGTAAAATTAATTGCCGAGCCTTGGGATGTGGGTGAAGGTGGCTATCAAGTAGGCGAATTTCCTTTGTTATGGTCAGAATGGAACGGTAAATATCGAGACACAGTACGGGACTTCTGGCGTGGAGAAGATAGCCGCATGGCAGAATTTGCCTATCGGTTTACAGGCAGTTCTGACTTATATCAATTTAATGGACGTAATCCCAGTGCCAGCGTCAACTTTATTACTGCCCACGATGGATTTACTCTCTATGATTTAGTTAGCTACAACGACAAGCACAACGAAGCCAACGGGGAAGATAACCGAGACGGAGAAAGCCACAACCGTTCTTGGAACTGTGGTGCAGAAGGTGAGACAGACGATCCCCAAGTACTGCGTTTGCGTAGAAAGCAACTGCGAAACTTTTTAGCGACGATGTTTCTTTCCCAAGGAGTACCCATGCTGGTAATGGGAGATGAAATGGGGCGATCGCAAGGCGGCAACAACAACCCCTACTGCCAAGATAATGAAATTTCCTGGTTAAATTGGGACTTGCAAGAAGAAAATGAAGCATTGTTAGATTTCACCCGTCAGTTAATTGACTTTCGGCGCAGACATCCAGTTTTCCGCAGGCGTAAATGGTTCCAAGGACGAGCTATTCACGGTTCCGGCGTCAATGACATAGCTTGGTTCAACCCCGATGGCGGCGAAATGACAGAAGAACAGTGGAATGTTGGCTATAGCAAAGCGATCTGCATTTTCCTTAACGGCGAGGAAATAGCCACACCAGGGCCGCGAGGTGAACGTATCATCGATGATAGTTTCCTGTTGTTCTTCAACGGCCATTACGAAATGCTGGAATTTCACATTCCCAAAGGACTACAAGACTGGGAGTGGCTCACCATTATCGACACCACTAAACCGCGCTTTGTCCAACGTGGCAAACGCTACATTGACGATAAACCCGTAGAAGTAGATGCGCGATCGCTCGTCGTGCTGCAAAAAATGGGAAGAATTTCCCGTCATGAAGAAGACTAA